GGCTGACGCGGCTGGGCGTCGACCGGCTCGGCCTGGAGCCGCTGGACCGGCGCTACCTGCGGCTGATCGTCGAGCACTTCGCCGGCGGGCCCGTCGGCCTGCAGAACCTCGCGGTGTCGTTGGGCGAGGAGCAGGACACGCTCGAGGACGTCGTGGAACCCTTCCTGATCCAGACGGGCCTGCTCAAGCGCACCCCGCGCGGGCGCGAGACGACGGAACGGGCCTGCGCCCACCTTGGGCTCGCCCCGCCCCGCCGCAGCCAGGACGGCCAGGGTGACCTGCTCTGAGCCGCCGGCCGACGCGCCCGCCTTCCACTACGAACTGCCCCCGCGACTCGTCGCCCAGTCGCCAGCCCCGCAGCGCACCGGATCGCGCCTGATGCTGGTCGGGCGCGACGGGGCCGTGCGCGGCGAGAGCCGCTTCGCGGACCTGCCGGCGCTGCTGCGCGCGGGCGACCTGCTGGTGGTCAACGACTCGCGGGTCCTGCCGGCGCGGCTGCGGCTGCGCCGGGCCAGCGGCGGTCGCGTCGAGCTGCTGCTGGAACGGCCCCTGCACGACGAAGAATCCGACGCCGGGGCATGCGTCGCCGGGCGACCTGCCGACGGTTGCTGGCTGGCGCTGGCCCAGCCGATGCGCCGCCTGAAGGACGGCGAGCGGCTGCATCTCGAGGGCGGCGGCGGGACGTCCGAACCGGACGGGACGATCGAGATCGTGGGGCGCACCGAGGGCGGCGGGCTCGTCGTGCGCGCCTGCGGGTGCGACCTCGCGGACCTCGCGCAGCGGCGTGGCGAGACGCCCCTGCCTCCCTACATCCGGCGCGGCCCCGGCACCGCGCCCGCGCTGGCGGCGCTCGACCGCGAGCGCTACCAGACGGTGTACGCGCACGAGCGGGGCTCGGTCGCGGCTCCGACCGCCGGCCTGCACTTCGACACGGAGCTGACGGCGCGGTTGCGGGAGGCCGGCGTCGGCTGGGCGACCGTCACCCTGCACGTCGGTTCCGGCACGTTCCGGGCGCCGGACGCCGGTGATCTGGCGCGGCGCCGCCTGCACGCCGAGCGCTTCACGCTGCCGGCCGCGACGGACGCCGCCGTGCGGCGCTGCCGGCGAGAGGGCGGACGCGTCGTTGCGGTCGGCACCACGACGCTGCGGGTCCTCGAGACGGCCCGCCGCCTGGACCTGGACCGCGACGGGCCGGACCGGCGCCGCTGGGGTCCGGGGACGCCGGACGCGCCGGCGGAGTTCGCGGGCGAGGCCGTGCGCGAGCCCGGCGACGCCATCGCCGCCGGAGGCTGGCGCGTGTCCGGGCTGACGCGGCTGTTCGTGGCCCCGCCGGATGCCGTCACGGCGGCCGACGGCCTGATCACCAATTTCCACCTGCCGGGCTCGTCGCTGCTGATGCTGCTGGCGGCCTTCCTCGGCGGGACGGACCGCTGGCGGCCGGCCTACGCGCGGGCGGTGGACGGCGACTGGCGTTTCTACAGCTACGGCGACGCGATGCTCGTCCTGCCGGACGCGGCCGCGATGCCGCAGGACGGACGATGAACGGGGACGGACGATGAACCAGAATTCCCCGCCGGCGCTCGACCGGCCCTTCAGC
This genomic stretch from bacterium harbors:
- a CDS encoding Holliday junction DNA helicase RuvB C-terminal domain-containing protein, with product LTRLGVDRLGLEPLDRRYLRLIVEHFAGGPVGLQNLAVSLGEEQDTLEDVVEPFLIQTGLLKRTPRGRETTERACAHLGLAPPRRSQDGQGDLL
- a CDS encoding S-adenosylmethionine:tRNA ribosyltransferase-isomerase — translated: MTCSEPPADAPAFHYELPPRLVAQSPAPQRTGSRLMLVGRDGAVRGESRFADLPALLRAGDLLVVNDSRVLPARLRLRRASGGRVELLLERPLHDEESDAGACVAGRPADGCWLALAQPMRRLKDGERLHLEGGGGTSEPDGTIEIVGRTEGGGLVVRACGCDLADLAQRRGETPLPPYIRRGPGTAPALAALDRERYQTVYAHERGSVAAPTAGLHFDTELTARLREAGVGWATVTLHVGSGTFRAPDAGDLARRRLHAERFTLPAATDAAVRRCRREGGRVVAVGTTTLRVLETARRLDLDRDGPDRRRWGPGTPDAPAEFAGEAVREPGDAIAAGGWRVSGLTRLFVAPPDAVTAADGLITNFHLPGSSLLMLLAAFLGGTDRWRPAYARAVDGDWRFYSYGDAMLVLPDAAAMPQDGR